The Drosophila yakuba strain Tai18E2 chromosome X, Prin_Dyak_Tai18E2_2.1, whole genome shotgun sequence DNA segment ATTAAATGGATAGCAATATAATAGGTCCAAGCTATTCACCTTATGAAGTTTTATAAATACGGAAAAGGCATAGGCAAACATGGAATATTCCCATTTTGTTGGGCCAAGGAAATCACTGCCCAATGGTGaaataaagcaaaactttACCGAACGGAGTGTCATTCAATGCGGAGGGAAGAAAAGAGCATTGCGAGCTTTCCAAGGGCGccgcaaaaagtttgtttcgtGGGTGATTTTGtattgtttcgtttttgtttggcatttggcagCAAAAGTTGGCTtagtgtttttgtttcgtgtTGGTCCTCTAGTAACACACACAGACTTACCCGAAAAGGCCACACTTTGAAACACTAGATGTTGGTTGGAACGATAATTTAGATGGGTTAGACTCTTGCGTACAACAATTTGGCAAACTTTCTTGTCGCCAGCATTTCTAAGGGGTTTGCGATAATGCGGGTATgtgctataaataaaatggtcttaaagaaacaaacaaatctcGAAAAACGGACTGCTCTGCCTGGCTACCCATACAAGGTGTTGACTGACTAACTGATTGGCTGACTGATTGGCTGGTTGACTGATTGACTGATTGAATAACTAATTGGAGGTCTGATTGTTGTGGTGTTTCTGTTTCGTCTgattttgtttgggttttagCGATGGAGTAACCTATTAAATGGATCTGATGGGATGGATTCCGCAACAGGAGGACGGTGATAAAGGAAACCCCTGATATGCGCTCAACAAACACCCATTAACTTACCGCTCGGCCTGGCCTGGGCGGTTCCAAAAAtgacaataaaattatataaaagtaatgtacataatatacataatatacacaacaaaaaacacacacacggtACGAGAGGCAGAACCAAACCAAATCGAAAAAcgggggggaaaaaaaataaaaaagaaaaataggGAGAATCGATGTAAATAAAGTGTGCATCGTGGGCAAACCGACTTACTGTGCTTCTTCTTCATGGGCAGCGGCGGTGGCTCCTGGTCCAAGTGGCGCTGATCGAACGCACTGCAGCTGCCACTCCCCGCCAGCTGGAGGCGGGGTCCCTCGATCAGGCTGTGGTGCTTGGAGTGCCACTGCTGCAGCTGCCCGGCGGACGCGGTGTGCGGATGGTGATTGAGGTGATGGAGCGGCGACAGTTGGCGCAGCTCGGCCACCTCTGACTGGCTGCTCCGGTGGCTGGCCCAGCCGGAGGAGGACAGCGCGTCGTCCAGCTCATCGCCAACAACGGGCGACTCGTGGCGGGTTAGGCTGCTCCGTTGGGTGCTCTTTGGCGGCAGGGCGGGCGCCAGTTCGGCCGGCGTCGTcgtctgctgctgttgctgctgctgctccaattcgctgctgctgctcccatagccggtggtggtgctgctgctggtggttgtggtggtgcaGCTACTACTGCTCGAAGATATATGACGCTGGCTGTGCGACACCGACTGGCTAATCTGCTGGTactcgctgctgctgccgacCGCCGTCGACTCACTGATGCTAAACGCAATCTCCGAATTGCTGCTGGACGACTTCGTGGAGGACTGGATGCTGTAGTCCGTCGTCTGTGTGGAAGTGCGAAACTCGCGCATCGACACGAAACCTGCCGATGGAAGGAGAGCGTTAGAAATAGTCCGAAAGTGCAGACCTCGTTGTGGGTAATTGGAAGCCAAAACCAAGcgataattaaataataagcCGAAGGAAAGCCGTGGAAAGGATCAGGTGGAAGGCGGGAGGATAAAGCCAACTTTTTACAGCATCTATTGATGAGTCTGGACAAACATAGATACAAAATGCCTAACGATGAATTGGGAGGGGATTCATTGGCCGTGCATTGGCCGTGCAacagatacaaaataataagCGGGATTTTAAGTACGATGATAGATGTTCTGGGTACCCGATTCGTTTGAGTGGCGATTGCTGTTAGTTTCCCCGCCACCAgtcgctgcagcagctgcaccttcggctgctcctccagttccgccaacaacaccaccaccaacaccaccagtCGCAAGTGGTGTCTGCATTTTGTCCTCGACTGCGGCGCCTGCGTAACCGGTGGATTCTGTACGGAATTCGTTGATTGGGGGGGCCACCACTTGAGTTGAGCAAAGTGAGGGAAGTGGCGAAGCCTTGCGGCAATACTCACTGTAGCTGACCATCTTGTCCATGTCCTCGTCCATCATCGTTGGCATCTTCGAGAGCGAcctcagctgctgctgctgttgctgttggtggtcCTCCTCCTCGCGTGAGTGATTCAACGCCGAGTCAAAGGAGCACTGACTATTCTCATCCGGTGACCGCGACCGCACAGATAGGCTGTGGAAGATGCACCAATTAGTGATTTCTAATAGATCCCTAGTCTGCAAGTCACTTACCGATCCACGCCATAGTTCAGCAGCGAGATGTTGGAACTGCAGTCCAGGTCCAAGTTCAGGCTGATATTATGGGGCTGGGCGTAGGAGGCGGATGTCAACGATGAGCAGCCGACCACCGCAGCGCCAGCAGGTGCGCCCGGCTGGCTGCGTCTCTTGGGTGGCAACGGCGGCGGATTACTGGCCCTATTGGGTAGCGGTGGCTTTGGCGGTGGACTCGTGTCGCGCAGGATGCTTTCGGTGCTGTGCGAGCCGCGCATGGGATTCACATTGTGCTGCTCCAGTATGTCGCGTTCCTTGGGCGTGAGTGCAATGTCCGGCAACGAAGTTCGCTGGGCAGCTGATTCGGCGGCTGAAACGCGCATGATGCCAGTGCCGGGAACACTCACTCCCGGCGAGGCGGTGACCGCACCCATGATCTCCGCCGCCGCTCCAATGCCGCCCAAACCAGATCCACCATAGCGAAAGGCGCACTGATCCTGCTCCTTCAGTTTGCCCTGCGCCAGCGTAACGAGATTCTGTGCATGAAAATGTAGAATTGTGGAATCATTATCGTTAGAAAACGTACCGTGTGTATAAGGAAAGTTAGCAAGACTCACCCGCACAGCATCCTCCAGAAGATCAATGACCTCTCGCACATTCTCGTTGCTCAGGGAGGCGCACTCGCCGCTGTCCTCGGAGAGCATCACCTCGTCGCAGAGCTTGATGAGCTTGCCCAGGCTCTGGTAAACCTGCTGTGTGGCGCAGCTCATGATGGCACTGTTTTCATTCAGGGTGTACGTTTGGATCACTGCggcagcaaagcaaaaggaTCATTTAGGATACAAGCCGAGGAAGTCGAGGAGTGGATACTTACCGGAATACATGCTGGCTATGGTTTCCAGAATGACCGTTCCGTTTCCGGGCAACACCTCCAGCTTCTTCTTTAGTATGACATCCCGGAAATGCTTGAGCGCGTTCGAGATGTCCTTGACGTGCGTCTCCAGAGTTTGGGTGGATCGCTGCACCTCCTCGGTGGTGGGCGGTGCCTTGGAGCCGTGCTTGGTCCGCGGACTGTGCGGCGAATGGGAGCGACCCAGTGTATTGTTGGTGGTGCGCATCAGGGAAATCTTCTCGATGAGGTCGTCCTTAAAGGAGCGCGCTCGGCGTGCTAGCTTGGTGCCCTTCAGACTGTTCTTGTGGCCCGAGGATCCGGCACTGGGTGGTGCCGGTGGCACTCCACTTCCACCACctgctccacctgctcctcccACCCGACTAGATCCTGCGGGCGTGCcctgcagctgctggtgctgcgtGTGATGGTGGTGCGTGGGTGGTGGCGGAGTGCAGGCGGTGGAGTAGCTGCCGCTGttgatgctgttgttgctgctgctgctgcagccgccACCGCCCACTCCGATGCCACTGGAACAGGCGCCGGGCGTGGATGGAGAACTGATGCTGCCGTCTGCAAGAGAAGGTATTTCGAGCACTTTATTAATTCATAGGCATTAcatatcaatatatttttgaatggTAGCAAAAATACGAGTTTCATAGGATTCTAcaatatgtatgtttatagcATGGGATTTGTCTTTCCTGTTCGAGCAGCATTCTTGAATGCcaatttgaaaatcaaaagttGCCCCATTTGAAACCACAATCTTTTGCAATATATGGCAATGTAGGTTTCGTTTCGTACTTTTCATCATTTGGTTAAGTAAGACGAATATTTTAAGGTCATTCTACACTGGCTAAGCTAGctgcaaaattgaaaatcttTCAGAGTTAGCCAAAGATCTTGAAAGATGTTTCATTGCCCCTTTACAAcgattaaatatatatatataccctTCTCATTCGAATCTTGAAACGTGTATACTTAAAAGTGGAATAATTACAGCTGAAATGAGCATATGTAATACAAATTCCTAGCATTCCCATTTCGGAATCGTTCATGCGAGCacaatcattttcatttcggaACTTTTTAAAGAGCCAAAAACCGAGAAACCGATGAGCACCACCCACCAAGCGAAAAGCCCGGCGAGTAGCTTTCACTTACGGCACACCGCATTCTTGAGCGGCACAGGTGTGTCCATCTCCATATCGAACTCCCTATCCACGgtcacatccacatccacatcggcatccacatccatctGCAGTGGAATCGCTGGCGTTGATAGCGCCAATCGTGCCAGCTTTTTGTATTTGCGACGTCTGTGGAATTTGATGCTATGCAACGTGTTACCGGTGGCACTGATGCTGTtgcaggtgctgctgctgcagttgccaTTGCTACTTGGGCTATGATTGTTGTTGGAGTCGCATGGCGACCACGACTGCCGCTGCGTCTTCCAAAGACGGTGGTGATTGTGATGGtgatgattatgatgatgatgatggagtCGGTGctgatcatcatcatcgtggCTGGCACTGCTGGGATACGGATTCCGATTCGGTTTCGGACTTGGACTCGGATGCGGTGGCAATTGCTTGACCGTGTACGAATAGAAATGCCAGCGGTCGGCCAGCGCACAGTCGCTCAAAAAAGATTCATCAAACTGCGGCATAATGTTGCATaatggcagcggcagcaacagcaacacgcataacaacaatttgttgtgGCTTAAATATGCCtggccaaaacacacacacgttgGCCCAACTGATTTCTCCAAATAGCGATAAGCGATAGCAGCAACATTGGTTTGTATAAGATTGTTGTTTCAAGCGATTGGCCGTCGATTCGATTACAACATCAATTCATTTTTCTGTTTCGGCatgttttaatgttttacATTGATTATTTCACTTTCAGTTTGCAGTTGTATTTTCGAAAAAGTTTTGACCACTGATAAATGCTATATCCGTTGAGGAAGTAGACTTAAATGCTTTCTGATCAtgttcttttgcttttgcaagAACTCCGATAGGCAATTTAAGCGATTACCGATTCTAGCTAACTGAAATATCTGTAATAAGTATCTCAGATTACTTCAATTGGCCGTAGTGATTTccgtatattattttcttaaatgttTAAAGGCTATCAAGCCCTAATTTCCGTTTCTTACTGCTCTGCCCGATTGTGGTACCACTTGTCTTTTGCTTTACGTATAGTTCAAGTGCGATTTCCGCAATTTTCCCAATAGGTTTTCATTCACCACCACACTTCGGCACTTTGGcacttttgcatttttgaactTGAAATATCAACAGGCTGATTGGTACAATCGCCGATAAGCGATAAGCACACACTTTGCTGCACTTCCAGGGCAATTTCTTTCACTTTCAAGTGCAATTTTCTGCGCTCGTTTTTCCTTTTGATTTTTCACCACCATCAATCCATACATCCATCTCGTTGTCGCACCGCCCCCGCAGTGGCCAATCTATCTGGTTGGCCTCTGGGTGAGATGTTGATTAAATAAATCACAAATAAAGATGATTATATTTAGATGCTGGCGCTCTGCCGTCGTCAGCTGTCGTCGTAGTCCGTTCgcgttgccgttgccgttgtcgttgtcgttgtcgacTGGAAAGCGCACTGAACTATGAAAATCCGCAAACGGGCAAAGCAAAAGACGACCGACCGACCAGGCGGCAAAAGCGAGTGTCCGAGTCTTGGAGACCCGCTAACCGGCCAACGGCAATGGCAACACATTAGCAatatagccatatagccatatagcaATACCAGCAATACCAtcaatagcagcagcagcatacGAGAGCCGCCGAGGGAAAAAAGAGCCCCAAATGGCACTTGCCCACCTGGCAATCGCCCTCTCACCATCTCTCCTGATCTCTCCTGCTGCTCTCGCCACATCGCTCTTTCTCGCCAAGATTCATCAAACAAATCACACATATTCATTTTCACATCACCGCTAATCCAAATGGGCTACAATAGTATCCATTCAATAGGTCTCGCAAATCGAATTTAAgtattcaatatatatatattctcaaCGATTTGATGACTTTGCCACTTTAAGATGACAAGTTCTTTTTACTGTTTTTACTTGCAGGTACACCCACTTTCTCGCTGTGCAGCCCGCGGTTTGCGGCTCTTTCCTTGCGCCCGGGAGGCTGCTCTCCATCCGCAGAGCTCTCCGCCAATTATCAATCAGCT contains these protein-coding regions:
- the LOC6524076 gene encoding guanine nucleotide-releasing factor 2 isoform X7, with the protein product MPQFDESFLSDCALADRWHFYSYTVKQLPPHPSPSPKPNRNPYPSSASHDDDDQHRLHHHHHNHHHHNHHRLWKTQRQSWSPCDSNNNHSPSSNGNCSSSTCNSISATGNTLHSIKFHRRRKYKKLARLALSTPAIPLQMDVDADVDVDVTVDREFDMEMDTPVPLKNAVCHGSISSPSTPGACSSGIGVGGGGCSSSSNNSINSGSYSTACTPPPPTHHHHTQHQQLQGTPAGSSRVGGAGGAGGGSGVPPAPPSAGSSGHKNSLKGTKLARRARSFKDDLIEKISLMRTTNNTLGRSHSPHSPRTKHGSKAPPTTEEVQRSTQTLETHVKDISNALKHFRDVILKKKLEVLPGNGTVILETIASMYSVIQTYTLNENSAIMSCATQQVYQSLGKLIKLCDEVMLSEDSGECASLSNENVREVIDLLEDAVRNLVTLAQGKLKEQDQCAFRYGGSGLGGIGAAAEIMGAVTASPGVSVPGTGIMRVSAAESAAQRTSLPDIALTPKERDILEQHNVNPMRGSHSTESILRDTSPPPKPPLPNRASNPPPLPPKRRSQPGAPAGAAVVGCSSLTSASYAQPHNISLNLDLDCSSNISLLNYGVDRLSVRSRSPDENSQCSFDSALNHSREEEDHQQQQQQQLRSLSKMPTMMDEDMDKMVSYSFVSMREFRTSTQTTDYSIQSSTKSSSSNSEIAFSISESTAVGSSSEYQQISQSVSHSQRHISSSSSSCTTTTTSSSTTTGYGSSSSELEQQQQQQQTTTPAELAPALPPKSTQRSSLTRHESPVVGDELDDALSSSGWASHRSSQSEVAELRQLSPLHHLNHHPHTASAGQLQQWHSKHHSLIEGPRLQLAGSGSCSAFDQRHLDQEPPPLPMKKKHMFQSVAFSVLAYMEICSASTRSIEQHRHTMHACNISRNISHSQTMNIMPMSKELSPELEIPPALPPKNYKQRKATSMVASPTLQPIIVSTPPPSPKPALGENGSTGRPDSRMATVCEELNDAVGSDDAMPEPRSPVLDSNENVSAVDDVRTFYCHSHQLPSEMKMSEDASNADQPITTPQVLEEQEEPTAESRPLVAVHEAGKPENADDEAEGEAEAERADMLINMLEEVNITRYLILKKREEDGPEVKGGYIDALIVHASRVQKVADNGRHSQRKQKQHKHTKSHSHGHLPNSSVVSVNFHSIRAAFCEAFITTFRTFIQPIDVIEKLTHRYTYFFCQVQDNKQKAAKETFALLVRVVNDLTSTDLTSQLLSLLVEFVYQLVCSGQLYLAKLLRNKFVEKVTLYKEPKVYGFVGELGGAGGGPGTGIAGSGGCSAGGGGNQPSLLDLKSLEIAEQMTLLDAELFTKIEIPEVLLFAKDQCEEKSPNLNKFTEHFNKMSYWARSKILRLQDAKEREKHVNKFIKIMKHLRKMNNYNSYLALLSALDSGPIRRLEWQKGITEEVRSFCALIDSSSSFRAYRQALAETNPPCIPYIGLILQDLTFVHVGNQDYLSKGVINFSKRWQQYNIIDNMKRFKKCAYPFRRNERIIRFFDNFKDFMGEEEMWQISEKIKPRGRRPVNY
- the LOC6524076 gene encoding guanine nucleotide-releasing factor 2 isoform X9; this encodes MRVLNTELRLRFKNRKPRPFNRAASADDAMDLGTGMGMGMQTGTGTGIANGTEIGLRLNGATSMNGSISSPSTPGACSSGIGVGGGGCSSSSNNSINSGSYSTACTPPPPTHHHHTQHQQLQGTPAGSSRVGGAGGAGGGSGVPPAPPSAGSSGHKNSLKGTKLARRARSFKDDLIEKISLMRTTNNTLGRSHSPHSPRTKHGSKAPPTTEEVQRSTQTLETHVKDISNALKHFRDVILKKKLEVLPGNGTVILETIASMYSVIQTYTLNENSAIMSCATQQVYQSLGKLIKLCDEVMLSEDSGECASLSNENVREVIDLLEDAVRNLVTLAQGKLKEQDQCAFRYGGSGLGGIGAAAEIMGAVTASPGVSVPGTGIMRVSAAESAAQRTSLPDIALTPKERDILEQHNVNPMRGSHSTESILRDTSPPPKPPLPNRASNPPPLPPKRRSQPGAPAGAAVVGCSSLTSASYAQPHNISLNLDLDCSSNISLLNYGVDRLSVRSRSPDENSQCSFDSALNHSREEEDHQQQQQQQLRSLSKMPTMMDEDMDKMVSYKSTGYAGAAVEDKMQTPLATGGVGGGVVGGTGGAAEGAAAAATGGGETNSNRHSNESGFVSMREFRTSTQTTDYSIQSSTKSSSSNSEIAFSISESTAVGSSSEYQQISQSVSHSQRHISSSSSSCTTTTTSSSTTTGYGSSSSELEQQQQQQQTTTPAELAPALPPKSTQRSSLTRHESPVVGDELDDALSSSGWASHRSSQSEVAELRQLSPLHHLNHHPHTASAGQLQQWHSKHHSLIEGPRLQLAGSGSCSAFDQRHLDQEPPPLPMKKKHMFQSVAFSVLAYMEICSASTRSIEQHRHTMHACNISRNISHSQTMNIMPMSKELSPELEIPPALPPKNYKQRKATSMVASPTLQPIIVSTPPPSPKPALGENGSTGRPDSRMATVCEELNDAVGSDDAMPEPRSPVLDSNENVSAVDDVRTFYCHSHQLPSEMKMSEDASNADQPITTPQVLEEQEEPTAESRPLVAVHEAGKPENADDEAEGEAEAERADMLINMLEEVNITRYLILKKREEDGPEVKGGYIDALIVHASRVQKVADNGRHSQRKQKQHKHTKSHSHGHLPNSSVVSVNFHSIRAAFCEAFITTFRTFIQPIDVIEKLTHRYTYFFCQVQDNKQKAAKETFALLVRVVNDLTSTDLTSQLLSLLVEFVYQLVCSGQLYLAKLLRNKFVEKVTLYKEPKVYGFVGELGGAGGGPGTGIAGSGGCSAGGGGNQPSLLDLKSLEIAEQMTLLDAELFTKIEIPEVLLFAKDQCEEKSPNLNKFTEHFNKMSYWARSKILRLQDAKEREKHVNKFIKIMKHLRKMNNYNSYLALLSALDSGPIRRLEWQKGITEEVRSFCALIDSSSSFRAYRQALAETNPPCIPYIGLILQDLTFVHVGNQDYLSKGVINFSKRWQQYNIIDNMKRFKKCAYPFRRNERIIRFFDNFKDFMGEEEMWQISEKIKPRGRRPVNY
- the LOC6524076 gene encoding guanine nucleotide-releasing factor 2 isoform X6, whose protein sequence is MPQFDESFLSDCALADRWHFYSYTVKQLPPHPSPSPKPNRNPYPSSASHDDDDQHRLHHHHHNHHHHNHHRLWKTQRQSWSPCDSNNNHSPSSNGNCSSSTCNSISATGNTLHSIKFHRRRKYKKLARLALSTPAIPLQMDVDADVDVDVTVDREFDMEMDTPVPLKNAVCHGSISSPSTPGACSSGIGVGGGGCSSSSNNSINSGSYSTACTPPPPTHHHHTQHQQLQGTPAGSSRVGGAGGAGGGSGVPPAPPSAGSSGHKNSLKGTKLARRARSFKDDLIEKISLMRTTNNTLGRSHSPHSPRTKHGSKAPPTTEEVQRSTQTLETHVKDISNALKHFRDVILKKKLEVLPGNGTVILETIASMYSVIQTYTLNENSAIMSCATQQVYQSLGKLIKLCDEVMLSEDSGECASLSNENVREVIDLLEDAVRNLVTLAQGKLKEQDQCAFRYGGSGLGGIGAAAEIMGAVTASPGVSVPGTGIMRVSAAESAAQRTSLPDIALTPKERDILEQHNVNPMRGSHSTESILRDTSPPPKPPLPNRASNPPPLPPKRRSQPGAPAGAAVVGCSSLTSASYAQPHNISLNLDLDCSSNISLLNYGVDRLSVRSRSPDENSQCSFDSALNHSREEEDHQQQQQQQLRSLSKMPTMMDEDMDKMVSYSAAVEDKMQTPLATGGVGGGVVGGTGGAAEGAAAAATGGGETNSNRHSNESGFVSMREFRTSTQTTDYSIQSSTKSSSSNSEIAFSISESTAVGSSSEYQQISQSVSHSQRHISSSSSSCTTTTTSSSTTTGYGSSSSELEQQQQQQQTTTPAELAPALPPKSTQRSSLTRHESPVVGDELDDALSSSGWASHRSSQSEVAELRQLSPLHHLNHHPHTASAGQLQQWHSKHHSLIEGPRLQLAGSGSCSAFDQRHLDQEPPPLPMKKKHILAYMEICSASTRSIEQHRHTMHACNISRNISHSQTMNIMPMSKELSPELEIPPALPPKNYKQRKATSMVASPTLQPIIVSTPPPSPKPALGENGSTGRPDSRMATVCEELNDAVGSDDAMPEPRSPVLDSNENVSAVDDVRTFYCHSHQLPSEMKMSEDASNADQPITTPQVLEEQEEPTAESRPLVAVHEAGKPENADDEAEGEAEAERADMLINMLEEVNITRYLILKKREEDGPEVKGGYIDALIVHASRVQKVADNAFCEAFITTFRTFIQPIDVIEKLTHRYTYFFCQVQDNKQKAAKETFALLVRVVNDLTSTDLTSQLLSLLVEFVYQLVCSGQLYLAKLLRNKFVEKVTLYKEPKVYGFVGELGGAGGGPGTGIAGSGGCSAGGGGNQPSLLDLKSLEIAEQMTLLDAELFTKIEIPEVLLFAKDQCEEKSPNLNKFTEHFNKMSYWARSKILRLQDAKEREKHVNKFIKIMKHLRKMNNYNSYLALLSALDSGPIRRLEWQKGITEEVRSFCALIDSSSSFRAYRQALAETNPPCIPYIGLILQDLTFVHVGNQDYLSKGVINFSKRWQQYNIIDNMKRFKKCAYPFRRNERIIRFFDNFKDFMGEEEMWQISEKIKPRGRRPVNY
- the LOC6524076 gene encoding guanine nucleotide-releasing factor 2 isoform X5 gives rise to the protein MPQFDESFLSDCALADRWHFYSYTVKQLPPHPSPSPKPNRNPYPSSASHDDDDQHRLHHHHHNHHHHNHHRLWKTQRQSWSPCDSNNNHSPSSNGNCSSSTCNSISATGNTLHSIKFHRRRKYKKLARLALSTPAIPLQMDVDADVDVDVTVDREFDMEMDTPVPLKNAVCHGSISSPSTPGACSSGIGVGGGGCSSSSNNSINSGSYSTACTPPPPTHHHHTQHQQLQGTPAGSSRVGGAGGAGGGSGVPPAPPSAGSSGHKNSLKGTKLARRARSFKDDLIEKISLMRTTNNTLGRSHSPHSPRTKHGSKAPPTTEEVQRSTQTLETHVKDISNALKHFRDVILKKKLEVLPGNGTVILETIASMYSVIQTYTLNENSAIMSCATQQVYQSLGKLIKLCDEVMLSEDSGECASLSNENVREVIDLLEDAVRNLVTLAQGKLKEQDQCAFRYGGSGLGGIGAAAEIMGAVTASPGVSVPGTGIMRVSAAESAAQRTSLPDIALTPKERDILEQHNVNPMRGSHSTESILRDTSPPPKPPLPNRASNPPPLPPKRRSQPGAPAGAAVVGCSSLTSASYAQPHNISLNLDLDCSSNISLLNYGVDRLSVRSRSPDENSQCSFDSALNHSREEEDHQQQQQQQLRSLSKMPTMMDEDMDKMVSYKSTGYAGAAVEDKMQTPLATGGVGGGVVGGTGGAAEGAAAAATGGGETNSNRHSNESGFVSMREFRTSTQTTDYSIQSSTKSSSSNSEIAFSISESTAVGSSSEYQQISQSVSHSQRHISSSSSSCTTTTTSSSTTTGYGSSSSELEQQQQQQQTTTPAELAPALPPKSTQRSSLTRHESPVVGDELDDALSSSGWASHRSSQSEVAELRQLSPLHHLNHHPHTASAGQLQQWHSKHHSLIEGPRLQLAGSGSCSAFDQRHLDQEPPPLPMKKKHILAYMEICSASTRSIEQHRHTMHACNISRNISHSQTMNIMPMSKELSPELEIPPALPPKNYKQRKATSMVASPTLQPIIVSTPPPSPKPALGENGSTGRPDSRMATVCEELNDAVGSDDAMPEPRSPVLDSNENVSAVDDVRTFYCHSHQLPSEMKMSEDASNADQPITTPQVLEEQEEPTAESRPLVAVHEAGKPENADDEAEGEAEAERADMLINMLEEVNITRYLILKKREEDGPEVKGGYIDALIVHASRVQKVADNAFCEAFITTFRTFIQPIDVIEKLTHRYTYFFCQVQDNKQKAAKETFALLVRVVNDLTSTDLTSQLLSLLVEFVYQLVCSGQLYLAKLLRNKFVEKVTLYKEPKVYGFVGELGGAGGGPGTGIAGSGGCSAGGGGNQPSLLDLKSLEIAEQMTLLDAELFTKIEIPEVLLFAKDQCEEKSPNLNKFTEHFNKMSYWARSKILRLQDAKEREKHVNKFIKIMKHLRKMNNYNSYLALLSALDSGPIRRLEWQKGITEEVRSFCALIDSSSSFRAYRQALAETNPPCIPYIGLILQDLTFVHVGNQDYLSKGVINFSKRWQQYNIIDNMKRFKKCAYPFRRNERIIRFFDNFKDFMGEEEMWQISEKIKPRGRRPVNY
- the LOC6524076 gene encoding guanine nucleotide-releasing factor 2 isoform X8, giving the protein MPQFDESFLSDCALADRWHFYSYTVKQLPPHPSPSPKPNRNPYPSSASHDDDDQHRLHHHHHNHHHHNHHRLWKTQRQSWSPCDSNNNHSPSSNGNCSSSTCNSISATGNTLHSIKFHRRRKYKKLARLALSTPAIPLQMDVDADVDVDVTVDREFDMEMDTPVPLKNAVCHGSISSPSTPGACSSGIGVGGGGCSSSSNNSINSGSYSTACTPPPPTHHHHTQHQQLQGTPAGSSRVGGAGGAGGGSGVPPAPPSAGSSGHKNSLKGTKLARRARSFKDDLIEKISLMRTTNNTLGRSHSPHSPRTKHGSKAPPTTEEVQRSTQTLETHVKDISNALKHFRDVILKKKLEVLPGNGTVILETIASMYSVIQTYTLNENSAIMSCATQQVYQSLGKLIKLCDEVMLSEDSGECASLSNENVREVIDLLEDAVRNLVTLAQGKLKEQDQCAFRYGGSGLGGIGAAAEIMGAVTASPGVSVPGTGIMRVSAAESAAQRTSLPDIALTPKERDILEQHNVNPMRGSHSTESILRDTSPPPKPPLPNRASNPPPLPPKRRSQPGAPAGAAVVGCSSLTSASYAQPHNISLNLDLDCSSNISLLNYGVDRLSVRSRSPDENSQCSFDSALNHSREEEDHQQQQQQQLRSLSKMPTMMDEDMDKMVSYSFVSMREFRTSTQTTDYSIQSSTKSSSSNSEIAFSISESTAVGSSSEYQQISQSVSHSQRHISSSSSSCTTTTTSSSTTTGYGSSSSELEQQQQQQQTTTPAELAPALPPKSTQRSSLTRHESPVVGDELDDALSSSGWASHRSSQSEVAELRQLSPLHHLNHHPHTASAGQLQQWHSKHHSLIEGPRLQLAGSGSCSAFDQRHLDQEPPPLPMKKKHILAYMEICSASTRSIEQHRHTMHACNISRNISHSQTMNIMPMSKELSPELEIPPALPPKNYKQRKATSMVASPTLQPIIVSTPPPSPKPALGENGSTGRPDSRMATVCEELNDAVGSDDAMPEPRSPVLDSNENVSAVDDVRTFYCHSHQLPSEMKMSEDASNADQPITTPQVLEEQEEPTAESRPLVAVHEAGKPENADDEAEGEAEAERADMLINMLEEVNITRYLILKKREEDGPEVKGGYIDALIVHASRVQKVADNAFCEAFITTFRTFIQPIDVIEKLTHRYTYFFCQVQDNKQKAAKETFALLVRVVNDLTSTDLTSQLLSLLVEFVYQLVCSGQLYLAKLLRNKFVEKVTLYKEPKVYGFVGELGGAGGGPGTGIAGSGGCSAGGGGNQPSLLDLKSLEIAEQMTLLDAELFTKIEIPEVLLFAKDQCEEKSPNLNKFTEHFNKMSYWARSKILRLQDAKEREKHVNKFIKIMKHLRKMNNYNSYLALLSALDSGPIRRLEWQKGITEEVRSFCALIDSSSSFRAYRQALAETNPPCIPYIGLILQDLTFVHVGNQDYLSKGVINFSKRWQQYNIIDNMKRFKKCAYPFRRNERIIRFFDNFKDFMGEEEMWQISEKIKPRGRRPVNY